Proteins encoded by one window of Azospirillum brasilense:
- a CDS encoding Trm112 family protein, protein MSAHPHDDTPADGKTQARVDPKLLEILVCPLTKGPLRYDAERAELISDRAGLAYPIRDGIPIMLIDEARSLDGKPGAA, encoded by the coding sequence ATGAGCGCCCACCCCCACGACGACACGCCCGCCGACGGCAAGACACAGGCGCGCGTCGATCCGAAGCTTCTGGAGATCCTCGTCTGCCCGCTGACCAAGGGGCCGCTGCGCTACGATGCCGAGCGCGCCGAGCTGATCAGCGACCGCGCCGGGCTGGCCTATCCGATCCGCGACGGCATCCCGATCATGCTGATCGACGAGGCCCGCAGCCTCGACGGGAAGCCGGGGGCCGCCTGA
- a CDS encoding RraA family protein, which produces MAMQRYIVNFPRLSPDMLDIWKTVPSSIASDVQNRCQSMDARIKPCAPGMRICGQARTAVSMPGDNSMLLTACSLAEPGEVVVVAGAGLEEVALAGEWVVRGCKSRGLGGLVIDGSVRDLQEIRTIGFPVFAKGSVPRGPHKAFGGKMDVPAGVGGMVVNPGDLIIGDDDGVTVVPLVVMDEVLKRCLELMAKEKIWSQQLDAGKSLMEVLGVPEPEIVETPTLR; this is translated from the coding sequence ATGGCTATGCAACGCTACATCGTGAATTTTCCGCGCCTGTCCCCGGACATGCTGGACATCTGGAAGACGGTCCCCAGCAGCATCGCGTCCGACGTGCAGAACCGCTGCCAGAGCATGGACGCCCGGATCAAGCCCTGCGCCCCGGGGATGCGCATCTGCGGTCAGGCCCGCACCGCCGTGTCGATGCCGGGCGACAACAGCATGCTGCTGACCGCCTGCAGCCTGGCCGAGCCGGGCGAGGTCGTGGTGGTCGCCGGCGCCGGGCTGGAGGAGGTGGCGCTGGCCGGCGAATGGGTGGTCCGCGGCTGCAAGTCGCGCGGCCTGGGCGGGCTGGTGATCGACGGCTCCGTCCGCGACCTCCAGGAAATCCGGACCATCGGCTTCCCGGTCTTCGCCAAGGGCTCGGTGCCGCGCGGCCCGCACAAGGCCTTCGGCGGCAAGATGGACGTCCCGGCCGGCGTCGGCGGCATGGTGGTCAACCCGGGCGACCTCATCATCGGCGACGACGACGGCGTGACCGTGGTGCCGCTGGTTGTGATGGACGAGGTGCTGAAGCGCTGCCTGGAGCTGATGGCCAAGGAGAAGATCTGGTCGCAGCAACTCGACGCCGGCAAGTCGCTGATGGAGGTGCTGGGCGTGCCGGAGCCCGAGATCGTCGAGACGCCCACCCTGCGCTGA
- a CDS encoding prolyl-tRNA synthetase associated domain-containing protein, whose amino-acid sequence MDTRDTPEGRAEEPLPTSPEQLLEHLAALGIRTVTHRHPPLHTVEESKALRGALPGGHCKNLFLKDKKEQHWLVVALEDARVELNRFDKVIGSARLSFASADRLWRHLGVRPGSVTPFALFNDRERRVRVVLQEQMLAHDPLNYHPLLNDRTTAIAAADLLRFLRAGGHEPLIVPFGEEPPDSQPTLA is encoded by the coding sequence ATGGACACCCGCGACACCCCCGAGGGCAGGGCCGAGGAGCCGCTGCCGACGAGCCCCGAGCAGCTCCTGGAGCATCTCGCGGCGCTCGGCATCCGCACCGTGACCCACCGCCATCCGCCGCTCCACACGGTGGAGGAGAGCAAGGCGCTGCGCGGCGCGCTGCCCGGCGGCCATTGCAAGAACCTGTTCCTGAAGGACAAGAAGGAGCAGCACTGGCTGGTCGTCGCGCTGGAGGATGCGCGGGTCGAGCTGAACCGCTTCGACAAGGTGATCGGGTCGGCGCGGCTGTCCTTCGCCTCCGCCGACCGGCTGTGGCGGCATCTCGGCGTGCGGCCCGGCTCGGTCACGCCCTTCGCGCTGTTCAACGACCGCGAGCGGCGGGTGAGGGTGGTGCTGCAGGAGCAGATGCTGGCCCACGACCCGCTGAACTACCATCCGCTTCTGAACGACCGGACCACGGCCATCGCCGCCGCCGACCTGCTGCGCTTCCTGCGGGCCGGCGGGCACGAGCCGCTGATCGTGCCCTTCGGCGAGGAGCCGCCGGACTCTCAGCCGACGCTTGCTTAA
- a CDS encoding thioredoxin family protein yields the protein MFSIPPANKPAAAGAAPAAGDLIKDSSDRAFMADVIEASQSVPVIVDFWAPWCGPCKQLGPILEKTVLAAKGKVRLVKIDTDKDPMIASQLRVQSIPAVYAFFQGRPVDGFMGALPESQIKAFVEKLVKLAGAAGGGEGDILEEALAQAKEALEAGDTQTASEIYGEILQADPENLNAAAYAGLVRCLIVNDDLARAKQMLDKVPDPIAKDKEIAAVRSALEVAEQAANAGPIPELMEKVAHNHDDHEARFDLALALFAAGKREAAVDELLELVRRDRAWNDEAARKQLVKFFEAFGPTDPLTVQSRRRLSSILFR from the coding sequence ATGTTCTCCATTCCGCCCGCCAACAAGCCCGCCGCCGCCGGTGCCGCTCCCGCCGCCGGTGACCTGATCAAGGACAGCAGCGACCGCGCCTTCATGGCCGATGTCATCGAGGCGTCGCAGTCCGTCCCGGTGATCGTCGATTTCTGGGCGCCCTGGTGCGGCCCGTGCAAGCAGCTCGGCCCGATCCTGGAAAAGACGGTGCTGGCCGCGAAGGGCAAGGTGCGGCTGGTCAAGATCGACACCGACAAGGACCCGATGATCGCCTCGCAGCTCCGCGTGCAGTCGATCCCGGCGGTCTACGCCTTCTTCCAGGGGCGTCCGGTCGACGGCTTCATGGGCGCCCTGCCGGAGTCGCAGATCAAGGCCTTCGTGGAAAAGCTGGTGAAGCTGGCCGGCGCCGCGGGCGGCGGCGAGGGCGACATCCTCGAGGAGGCGCTGGCCCAGGCCAAGGAGGCGCTGGAGGCCGGCGACACCCAGACCGCCTCGGAGATCTACGGCGAGATCCTGCAGGCCGATCCGGAGAACCTGAACGCCGCCGCCTACGCCGGGCTGGTCCGCTGCCTGATCGTCAACGACGACCTGGCCCGCGCCAAGCAGATGCTCGACAAGGTGCCGGATCCGATCGCCAAGGACAAGGAGATCGCCGCGGTGCGCAGCGCGCTGGAGGTCGCCGAGCAGGCTGCCAACGCCGGCCCGATCCCGGAGCTGATGGAGAAGGTCGCCCACAATCATGACGACCACGAGGCCCGCTTCGACCTCGCGCTCGCGCTGTTCGCCGCCGGCAAGCGCGAGGCCGCGGTGGACGAGCTTCTGGAGCTGGTGCGCCGCGACCGCGCCTGGAACGACGAGGCCGCCCGCAAGCAGCTCGTCAAGTTCTTCGAGGCCTTCGGCCCGACCGACCCGCTGACGGTGCAGAGCCGCCGCCGGCTGTCCTCGATCCTGTTCCGCTGA
- a CDS encoding LON peptidase substrate-binding domain-containing protein, giving the protein MSRNPIDPSPDRLPRQLPIFPLAGVLLLPRGRLPLNIFEPRYLAMVEDALAGDRMIGMVQPTDPACRLREPAVYGTGCAGRITSFSETEDGRYLITLTGISRFAIMRELEGQRGYRRVAADWDRFAGDLIDPLERGGADGCGLDRARLLAGLKGYFKMQGLSVDWKAIDGTPDERLVTSLAMICPFSPSEKQALLETPDLPERAKLLIALVEMAILDGHEGDGGNALRH; this is encoded by the coding sequence ATGAGCCGGAACCCCATCGACCCGTCACCGGACCGTCTGCCGCGGCAGCTCCCGATCTTCCCGCTCGCGGGGGTCCTTCTGCTGCCGCGCGGTCGCCTGCCGCTGAACATCTTCGAGCCGCGCTACCTCGCGATGGTCGAGGACGCGCTGGCCGGCGACCGCATGATCGGCATGGTCCAGCCGACCGACCCGGCCTGCCGCCTGCGCGAGCCGGCGGTCTACGGCACCGGCTGCGCCGGGCGGATCACCAGCTTCAGCGAGACCGAGGACGGCCGGTACCTGATCACCCTGACCGGGATCAGCCGCTTCGCCATCATGCGGGAGCTGGAGGGCCAGCGCGGCTACCGCCGCGTCGCCGCGGACTGGGACCGCTTCGCCGGCGACCTGATCGACCCGCTGGAGCGTGGCGGGGCCGACGGCTGCGGGCTGGACCGCGCGCGTCTGCTGGCCGGGCTGAAGGGCTATTTCAAGATGCAGGGCCTGTCGGTGGACTGGAAGGCCATCGACGGCACGCCGGACGAGCGGCTGGTCACCTCGCTGGCGATGATCTGCCCCTTCTCGCCCAGCGAAAAGCAGGCCCTTCTGGAGACGCCCGACCTGCCGGAGCGCGCGAAGCTCTTGATCGCCCTGGTCGAGATGGCCATTCTCGACGGCCATGAGGGCGACGGCGGCAACGCGCTGCGTCATTGA